The sequence ATAAAGGAGCTTATGATAAATATGGCCGAATTATTTTAACAGCAGCACCCGTTTTAGGATGGCTAATAGGCATATTGACTGAACTAAACGAATTCGTCCTGTCCATTTTGCAGGCTTTCATAGCGGGAGGAGTTATTTTAAATGTGATGAAAGAAGAACTGCCTGAAGAACAAAAAAGCAGCTTAAGCAGTTTTCTGGCAGGGGTTATTGGGTATACCGTTCTTTTATTGCTTATTTAGCTGTTTTCAAACAAATAAATATGAAAAGAGGAATAACGTGCAAAATAAAATCATAAAATTAAAAAAATTAATAGAACAATCTAACAGCATTGTCTTTTTTGGAGGTGCAGGCGTATCAACAGAAAGCGGTATACCGGATTTTCGATCTGCAGACGGCTTATTTAATCAAGATTCAGGTCAAACTTACCAACCAGAGGATATTGTTAGCGATTGGTTTTTAAAAGAGCAGCCGGAATTGTTTTTCAATTACTATTTTGAGCATTTAGTCTATCCAGAAGCGGTTCCTAATGCGACTCATCTTTATTTGGCTGAACTTGAAGCAAAAGAGAAAGATATCACGATCATCACACAAAATATTGATGGGTTGCATCAAGCCGCTGGGAGCGAAAAAGTTTTAGAACTCCATGGAAGTACATTGCGGAATACTTGCTTAACTTGTGGAGAGAACTATCCTTTACGTGTTTTAAGACAAGATGATAAAGGGATACCAAGATGCCCGCACGACAATGGCATCGTTCGTCCAGATGTCGTTCTTTATGGTGAAATGCTAGATCAAACGGCTTTATCAATGAGTATGGCTGCCGTTGAAAAAGCGGACTTATTGATCGTCGCTGGAACATCTTTATCTGTTTATCCTGCTAATAGTTTGATCCACTATTTTAAAGGAGAAGCATCGATTCTGTTGAATCGGACACCGGTTCAACACCCGGCTCTGTTTGATTTGATTATTCAAGATTCATTGGGCTCTATTTTCAAACAATTAAAAGAAAATTAAACACTACTTTAAAACGTTAATGAACGTACGATTAGAATTTCATTGACAAACCATGATAAAAAAAGGTATCCTTAGCACAAGAATACCTTAACTGACTATAAAAAGAAATGTGTGTGAGCAAAATGACCAGACAAAAACGAACTATATCCCAATTAAATAATAGCCAATATTGGTTTAGCTATTTTAGAGAGAGTTTGTAGCATGGATTTTTTCATGATGCAAACTCACAACGTTTGTATCTATGAGGCTAATCCGTTTTGTTATGACGTCAGTTATATGCGGACCACATAGACATTAGAAATTCTATGTGGTTTTCTTTTTATTTATTGCTTTTGCAGATGGATACCTATAGAATTTTTATTTTTCTATTTTGGGTATCTTTTTTTACCGTTAACTATAATGAACGAATCAAGGAGGAGTAAATTTGAATAAACTTATTAACCATATGAATGAACAACTGTCTTTATTACAGCCTTCTTCTATTCGAAAATTTGATGCAGAGGTTTCTCAAATACCAGGAATGACGAAGTTAACTTTAGGCGAACCAGACTTCAATACTCCTGAGCATGTAAAGGCTGCAGGTATTAAAGCCATTGAAGAAAATTATTCTCATTATGCTCCAACCGCTGGAGAACTGCCTTTACGAGAAGCAGCAGCTTCTTTTCTAAACGAAAAGTATGGTGTTCAGTATAATCCTGAATCTGAAATATTAGTGACAGCAGGCGCTTCTGAGGCTATCTATGCAGCTTTATTTGGTATTTTAAATCCTGGAGAAAAAGTATTGATCCCAACGCCAATTTTCCCAGGCTATATACCGGTTACAGTTCTCAGTCGCTGTACGCCTATTTTTATTGATACGTCTAGTAATCAATTTGCCCTTTCACCCAAAATGATCCAAGAAGCTATCGCAGAGCATGGGGCGAGCGTAAAAGCCGTCGTCTTGAATTATCCTAATAATCCGACAGGTGTGACTTATACTGCTGCTGAAGTTCAAGCTTTAGCGGAGGAACTAGAAAAACATGATCTATTTGTTTTAAGCGATGAAATTTATAGTGAACTCACTTATAATGGAACGCATGTTTCCATCGCTAAATACTTGCCTGAGCAAACGCTATTAATCAATGGTGTCTCAAAGTCTCATGCAATGACTGGATGGAGAATCGGCTTGCTTTGCGGACCAGCAGCATTGATTCAGGAAATCAACAAAGTCCATCAATTTATGGTAACCACAACTGCAACAATGGCACAAAAGGCTGCTTTAGCTGCTTTTAAAGATGGTAAAAACGATGCACAAGTCATGAAGAAAGAATACTTGAAACGCCGAGATTACGTTTACAATATCTTACAAGAACTTGGCTTCACCTGTCCAAAACCCAACGGAGCATTTTATCTGTTTGCAAAGATACCTGAAGGCTACATTCAAGAAAGTATGGCATTTTGTGTAGATTTGGCTCAAAAAAATAAGTTAGCGTTGATTCCAGGTGGTTCATTTGGACCAGGCGGCGAAGGATATGTCCGTATCAGCTATGCTGCCAGCATGGAAACATTGATTGAAGCTATGGAGAAATTAACTCAATATATCAGTGAAAATCGAGTAACTGAGGCAATTACACAGTAGGGAAATATATCTATAATCATTATGTGGTTGAAAGCTTAACCAACGAATGGTTTTGTGTTTATAGAGATAGTAAAAAGCGACCTTTTCCTTTTGAGGAAGGTCGCTTTTTTTATCTCTGTTAGAATTAAAATTACGATATGGAACAAAAACATATTTTATCGCTTGTTAAACGGGCTTTTCTATACGAAACGTTCTAATTTGTTGTATACTTATAAACGAAGACATTTTTATAAACGTTTAGATTTTTTAAGATAGGTGAGGTAATTTAATGACTTTTTGGCTGGATCCAACTAAAACAACCGAAGAGATCGCACAAGAGCTATTGGGTTGTCTGATAATAAAAAAAACTGAAGAAGGAATTTGCTCAGGCTGGATCGTAGAAACAGAAGCTTATTTAGGCGAAATAGATGCTGCAGCTCATAGCTATGGCTTGAAAAAAACTCCCAGACTGGCTTCAATGTACAAAAAAGCAGGAACGATTTACATTTATTCGATGCATACTCATCAAATGCTGAATTTAGTCGTACAGGAAGCAGGCATACCGCAAGCTATTTTAATCCGGGCTATTGAACCTTATACAGGCATTGAACTGATGGAGGAACGCCGCGGGAAATACGGTGTGACTTTAACAGACGGTCCTGGAAAACTGACAAAAGCCTTGGCAATTGATAAAAGTGATGATGGAGCTTCAATCGATGAGCCGCCTTTGTATTTGTCTAAAACACACCGAAGAATCCCGAAAGAAATTGGAGTTTCGGCTAGAATTGGAATCCCAAATAAGGGAGAATGGACAGATGCTTTGCTTCGGTACACGGTTATCGGAAATCCATATGTTTCTAGAACCAAAGGAAAAAAAGATAGCGATTTAGGCTGGACAACAACAATTGAAAACAATTATTAAAACAGAGGAGCGAACGACATGGCAAAAAAAGATATCATTGATTATTTAGAAACAATCATGGAAGAAAGTCATTTAGAATTCGATTGGTCAACTCAATGGAATAAAAGACAGCACATTATTGAAGTGTTTTTTACTATTTATGCTGAAACGGAACCTGATTTAGTCATTCAAGATATAGAAGGAACGGTCAACAAAGAAAACATTATTCAATTTGAAGATGCTATCTGTTTTTTTGACCCAACAAAATCAAAAATAATTCCAGAAAACTATTTAGCAGCTCTTCCCTTTGATTTAAAAAAAGGAATCGAAAAAGGGTTTCTTGACGCAGTTATTAAGATGTTGCGGATAGTTGTAACTGAAGGACAATCAGATTTGCTTGATTTTGCAACGGATCCAGAAATAGAAACATTTGAATTGCATTGGAACGAATTGAACTTTGAAACAACTATTCAAACAGCGAAAGATACAAACCGTTATGACATGGATCGCGTTGAGTATCCGAAATTTTAAAGACAATAAGCAAGCTATTGGAGGATTTTTAAATAATGAAGTGGACTGAAGTAAGTGTTCAAACAGCAAATGAAGCCGTTGAAGCCGTTTCAAACATTTTAGTCGAAGCAGGTTCAGAAGGTGTTTCAATTGAAGATATTCAGGATTTTTTACAAGTTCTAGATGATGGTTTTGGGCAAATATGGGCATTAGATGAAGCAGACTTTTCAAAAGAAGGAGTGATCATCAAAGCTTATTTTCCAGAAACACTTTTCTTACCAGAGATCTTGCCGGAGATTAAAGAACGGATTTTAAAATTAACAACATACGGTCTAACGATTGAACCAAATACCTTGACTATCCATGAAGTCGCTGAAGAAGACTGGGCTACTTCATGGAAAAAATATTACCATGCTTTGAAAATAACCCGTTTCTTAACTATTGTACCTGCGTGGGAAGACTACACGCCTAGACATCTTGATGAACGAGTGATCCGTTTAGATTTAGGGCTGGCGTTTGGTACAGGTGCTCATCCCACAACGCATTTATCTTTACAAGCGTTAGAAAACTCTGTTCGTGGCAATGAAACGATTTTGGATGTGGGAACTGGTTCTGGTGTTTTGAGCATCGCAGCTAAGGCTTTAGGGGCTGGAAAAGTTTATGCTTACGATTTAGACGAAGTGGCTGTTCAATCTGCTTACGATAATATCCAGTTAAACGACTATGCTAAAGATGTCCATATTTCAGCTAATGATTTACTAAAAGGCATTGAAATTGAGGCTGATATCGTTGTTGCTAATATTTTAGCAGAAGTTATCGTTCCATTGATTCCAGATGCTTGGCGCGTTTTAAAGCCAGGTGGATTGTTCTTAACTTCGGGAATTATTAAAGATAAAAAAGAATCTATTCTGACGCATTTAACGGAACAAGGATTTGAAATCGTTCAAATCCTTCAAAGGGGCGATTGGGTTGCTGTTACTGCTCAAAGACCTATCGAGGAGGAGTAACCATGCAACGTTATTTTCTTGCTGAAACGACTGCTGACTACCAAACAGCTGAACTGATACTTACTGGAGAACAGTACCATCATATGATTCGTGTCATGCGGATGAAAATAGGCGATGAAGCTTATTTAGTATTTCCTAACCAACAGGCTTTTATAGCTGAAATCAATGCCATCGAAAATGAAAGTGTTGTGA is a genomic window of Carnobacterium sp. CP1 containing:
- a CDS encoding NAD-dependent protein deacylase, with the translated sequence MQNKIIKLKKLIEQSNSIVFFGGAGVSTESGIPDFRSADGLFNQDSGQTYQPEDIVSDWFLKEQPELFFNYYFEHLVYPEAVPNATHLYLAELEAKEKDITIITQNIDGLHQAAGSEKVLELHGSTLRNTCLTCGENYPLRVLRQDDKGIPRCPHDNGIVRPDVVLYGEMLDQTALSMSMAAVEKADLLIVAGTSLSVYPANSLIHYFKGEASILLNRTPVQHPALFDLIIQDSLGSIFKQLKEN
- a CDS encoding pyridoxal phosphate-dependent aminotransferase encodes the protein MNKLINHMNEQLSLLQPSSIRKFDAEVSQIPGMTKLTLGEPDFNTPEHVKAAGIKAIEENYSHYAPTAGELPLREAAASFLNEKYGVQYNPESEILVTAGASEAIYAALFGILNPGEKVLIPTPIFPGYIPVTVLSRCTPIFIDTSSNQFALSPKMIQEAIAEHGASVKAVVLNYPNNPTGVTYTAAEVQALAEELEKHDLFVLSDEIYSELTYNGTHVSIAKYLPEQTLLINGVSKSHAMTGWRIGLLCGPAALIQEINKVHQFMVTTTATMAQKAALAAFKDGKNDAQVMKKEYLKRRDYVYNILQELGFTCPKPNGAFYLFAKIPEGYIQESMAFCVDLAQKNKLALIPGGSFGPGGEGYVRISYAASMETLIEAMEKLTQYISENRVTEAITQ
- the prmA gene encoding 50S ribosomal protein L11 methyltransferase; this encodes MKWTEVSVQTANEAVEAVSNILVEAGSEGVSIEDIQDFLQVLDDGFGQIWALDEADFSKEGVIIKAYFPETLFLPEILPEIKERILKLTTYGLTIEPNTLTIHEVAEEDWATSWKKYYHALKITRFLTIVPAWEDYTPRHLDERVIRLDLGLAFGTGAHPTTHLSLQALENSVRGNETILDVGTGSGVLSIAAKALGAGKVYAYDLDEVAVQSAYDNIQLNDYAKDVHISANDLLKGIEIEADIVVANILAEVIVPLIPDAWRVLKPGGLFLTSGIIKDKKESILTHLTEQGFEIVQILQRGDWVAVTAQRPIEEE
- a CDS encoding DUF3013 family protein; translation: MAKKDIIDYLETIMEESHLEFDWSTQWNKRQHIIEVFFTIYAETEPDLVIQDIEGTVNKENIIQFEDAICFFDPTKSKIIPENYLAALPFDLKKGIEKGFLDAVIKMLRIVVTEGQSDLLDFATDPEIETFELHWNELNFETTIQTAKDTNRYDMDRVEYPKF
- a CDS encoding DNA-3-methyladenine glycosylase codes for the protein MTFWLDPTKTTEEIAQELLGCLIIKKTEEGICSGWIVETEAYLGEIDAAAHSYGLKKTPRLASMYKKAGTIYIYSMHTHQMLNLVVQEAGIPQAILIRAIEPYTGIELMEERRGKYGVTLTDGPGKLTKALAIDKSDDGASIDEPPLYLSKTHRRIPKEIGVSARIGIPNKGEWTDALLRYTVIGNPYVSRTKGKKDSDLGWTTTIENNY